Proteins encoded by one window of Salvia splendens isolate huo1 chromosome 5, SspV2, whole genome shotgun sequence:
- the LOC121803210 gene encoding uncharacterized protein LOC121803210 isoform X2: MRKESRGGKSEMSFNKNPLRPFGQRSITSTPLFRASNRSNGCDQNAGIKAPTAKASRISLSDFLNRKLHRSSVLPTSVGGTEIPSSSPSRDVKGEREKSEGREGKGKSPIKGALDINILKNIKNESSNEFRNTCSTNGIEIIDVDDIEPTRKRKCLFEDHDNKLTGRKRVVVLGDDSKPRRSSPRKVFTSGESKPFFNHCVDNEEVGCNDVWEGVGCTTLGGIEWH; the protein is encoded by the exons ATGAGGAAAGAATCGAGAGGTGGAAAATCAGAGATGAGTTTTAACAAGAATCCTCTTAGGCCATTTGGGCAACGCTCCATCACCTCTACTCCTCTCTTCCGCGCTTCCAATCG GTCGAATGGTTGTGACCAAAATGCGGGAATCAAAGCTCCGACAGCAAAGGCTTCGCGCATCTCGCTCTCCGATTTCCTGAACAGGAAGCTGCACCGGAGTTCTGTGCTACCCACATCAGTTGGG GGGACAGAGATACCATCTTCATCTCCGTCAAGGGATGTAaaaggagaaagagagaaaagtgAAGGAAGAGAAGGAAAGGGGAAGTCTCCAATTAAGGGTGCTCTTGATATCAATATTTTAAAGAACATTAAGAACGAGAGCAGTAATGAGTTCAGAAATACTTGCTCAACCAATGGAATAGAGATCATCGACGTTGATGATATAGAGCCAACGAGAAAGAGAAAATGTCTGTTTGAAG atcaTGATAACAAGCTAACTGGTCGAAAGCGGGTGGTAGTCCTTGGAGATGATTCAAAACCACGAAGAAGTTCACCAAGGAAGGTTTTCACCAGTGGGGAAAGCAAACCTTTTTTTAATCATT GCGTTGACAATGAAGAAGTTGGCTGCAATGATGTTTGGGAAGGAGTAGGCTGCACCACACTCGGGGGCATTGAATGGCATTAG
- the LOC121803210 gene encoding uncharacterized protein LOC121803210 isoform X1, with product MRKESRGGKSEMSFNKNPLRPFGQRSITSTPLFRASNRSNGCDQNAGIKAPTAKASRISLSDFLNRKLHRSSVLPTSVGGTEIPSSSPSRDVKGEREKSEGREGKGKSPIKGALDINILKNIKNESSNEFRNTCSTNGIEIIDVDDIEPTRKRKCLFEDHDNKLTGRKRVVVLGDDSKPRRSSPRKVFTSGESKPFFNHYDNGGGWWDENMAGVDNEEVGCNDVWEGVGCTTLGGIEWH from the exons ATGAGGAAAGAATCGAGAGGTGGAAAATCAGAGATGAGTTTTAACAAGAATCCTCTTAGGCCATTTGGGCAACGCTCCATCACCTCTACTCCTCTCTTCCGCGCTTCCAATCG GTCGAATGGTTGTGACCAAAATGCGGGAATCAAAGCTCCGACAGCAAAGGCTTCGCGCATCTCGCTCTCCGATTTCCTGAACAGGAAGCTGCACCGGAGTTCTGTGCTACCCACATCAGTTGGG GGGACAGAGATACCATCTTCATCTCCGTCAAGGGATGTAaaaggagaaagagagaaaagtgAAGGAAGAGAAGGAAAGGGGAAGTCTCCAATTAAGGGTGCTCTTGATATCAATATTTTAAAGAACATTAAGAACGAGAGCAGTAATGAGTTCAGAAATACTTGCTCAACCAATGGAATAGAGATCATCGACGTTGATGATATAGAGCCAACGAGAAAGAGAAAATGTCTGTTTGAAG atcaTGATAACAAGCTAACTGGTCGAAAGCGGGTGGTAGTCCTTGGAGATGATTCAAAACCACGAAGAAGTTCACCAAGGAAGGTTTTCACCAGTGGGGAAAGCAAACCTTTTTTTAATCATT ATGATAATGGGGGTGGTTGGTGGGACGAGAATATGGCAGGCGTTGACAATGAAGAAGTTGGCTGCAATGATGTTTGGGAAGGAGTAGGCTGCACCACACTCGGGGGCATTGAATGGCATTAG